The genomic interval TAAGTAATGAACAACTAACAGAAGAAGATACCAATAGTAACGGTGATAGTGAAAATGAAGAACAGGATACCACTAATAACAAAGGTGATGAAAACAGTGAAGATCAAGACAATGACACAGGATCTTAAGAAAATAATGATGATACCGAGAACAATAGTGAAGACCAAGATGACAACTCTTAGAATGATAAAAATTAGTTAGAGAACCTTATCTACACAAAGGTTGTAATAGAGATAGAATCTAGCGCCTATTTTCATTTTTTTATATTTATATATAAATCATAATAATACTCAGTATTGCTTAATTTCTTATTTTACATAATGTTATTTACTTGCTTAGTTACGTTTGGAACTGTTAACTCTTCAAACCAGATTTGGGCAACTTCTACAAACTCTGATTTTGTGACTACTTCCTCAATAAATTTTGATGGTATAGTAACAAAAGTCACAGATGGTGATACCCTTGATGTTATGACAGGAGAAGGGGATACAATAACAATAAGACTTGCGTTAATAGATGCACCAGAAAAGAATGAACCCGGATTCAATGAAGCAAAAAGTTTTCTTACCGAACAATGTTTGGATAAGAATGCTCAAGTAGATCCAGATAATAATCAAGGACTTACCTATGGTCGAACTGTTGCAGTGGTATATTGTGAAGGAGTTAATGTAAATGAAGTAATACTCGATAATAATTTGGCTGATATTTATGAAAACTTTTGCGATATATCTGAATTTGCAGATACAAATTGGGCACAAGAACATGGTTGTTCAAACAATAGGAGTAATAATAGCAATGATAACGATGAAACGGAAGATCCTGTAGAATTTGATAGCAGCATCAACGATAATAGGCTGGATATTAGTGACACTAGCAAAGACCTAGATTGTAAGGATTTTGATGAGAAAAATATCCCAGTAGGAGACGATGATCCACATAACCTTGACGCTGACGGCGATGGTATAGGGTGCGAAGGGTAATGGTAACCTTGTTCTTTTTATATATATCGTAGACTCTATTCAACTTTGAACCGTGTCCCCACATGTCAAAACTCAATGATACTTTATTTGGGAATGATACTGGCATTCACCTGCATTTGAACCTTTTCCCTGAGGCTTGTGTCTAATTGATTTCTAGATTCTATTCCACCTTGAATCAACTACTCCGGATGTAATTGAATAAAAAGAACATAATGTTAATTTGTAAATAGGCGGTAAATAGACTATATTATTATGACCATTGTTGTTCGCTCAGACCGTGAATTTACTGATCTATTAAAGAATTCCCTTAGATCACGATATGAAAAAAGGAAGAGATCTGAGGATGAGGTACATGTTTCCGATATTTTGCCTTCATCATGTATTCGAAAACAATATTATGGACGTAAGTTTCCAGATCTTGAACCACTCACAGACGAATCCATCAATCATTTCATCAGGGGAGAGGCCAGTGAATTTGTAATTACAGATCTGGCTAACATGGGTGTATCACAAGCGGATTTAGAATTTGATGGTCTGATTGCTCATCCGGATATTCTGGACAAAGAGGTGATCATAGAATTGAAGGATACCCAGAGCAATCGAAGACTGGATATAACTGATTATGGGTTTAGATCGTATCTTAGACAGCTACTTTATTATCTTACCATAACCGGTATAGAAAAAGGGATCATATCAATCAGGTATAGTAATAGGGAAATGCGATGGATAAAATCGGATGAAAAAGGCGATTATTTTTTCCGGCCGTTTGATGGTAAAGGTCCTCACATCGAAAGCTGGTCTGTATTGTTACCCAAGGACGACATAGCGAGGGAACTTTTTAGAAACGAAATGATGCGGAGGAAAAACTTATTTGTAGAGGCAATTAAGGAAAATGATGTGTCAATACTTCCTCGGCTTAGTATGAAATTAAGAAACATCAAGTGTTCATATTGTTCATTTTACGATAAATGTATGAATGAGGACGGGGAAACAGAGAAAGCCAGTAAAATGGCAAATGAAATAGACCTGTTGGATATTCCTGGACTGGTGGATTTTAAACCGTTCTTACAATGACTAAAGTAGGATATCGATTTGATACAAATAAAGACGATCGCTTATAGAAACAAATCCCAATTGGGTGAATTATAAAAATACCGGACAATTTTTCATAATACTTAAATTCAATCTTACTCAATATCTTGTAGAATCTTATTTAAAATACCGATATCAGCAAGGGTCTCCACGTGTGAAAACTAAATGATGCTATACATAGGAATGTAATATGGTAGATGCGGTCTAATTGTTGTTCATTACTTCATGATCCTTCACTTCATTCCAATACTTTGAAAAAGTTTTATTTGATTAGAGACAAAACTCTATTTTCTATATCATTGCCAGTATTCCACGGAGTTATGATCGATGAAATATTCGTAGTCAAAACGGGCTTAAGACCAGTTAAAGAATCAACCCCAATATCAGATGATTGGGAAGTATTTGCAGACAAAGCATCCTGGACCTTTACAAATGAAAATGAACCAAGACTATTGATTATACAAAAGATACACAATATAACACAAGATCCAACAAAGAGAAACTTAAATCTAATCATATATTTTTATACCTACCATAATATTTAAGGAAGCAGGATAATTCATAAGGTAGTTTATTCTTTTGGTAATATTCACTTTAGTCTTGTATTAATTTTACATTTAGCGATTCTGGTTGTCAAGTCATTAGGACATATTGACCCGGGTAAATTTCACTATATTTAGAATGAAAAACAGCGTAAAGATTCAAAGTTATAATCACTATATAATAGATGTATTGATCCTAAATCCTTTAGCCTTAAGTTGTATTTATGTATCGATATAAGATAAGTAACGATAAATAGTTTAATTTTTCTGCAAGAAATTTAACAACCGATGAAATACTTTGGTATCTATTTAATAATTATCTATGGGACTAGTGTTAACTGTATCTGCTGCCTTGATGCTGTTTAGTCTCTTGAATATGTGTAGTTTATCCATGTTAGATTTGATTCCCTATGTAAATTCAATTAGTCTTGAGAAGGACACAAGTATAGGTGCGTATTACCACTATCCTGATAGATCAACAATTGACCAAGCCAAAATAGACAATACGCTGGTAGAAATAGTAAAGAGTTTTAAGAATTCTTCGGGATTCTACAAAATAAACGGAACTCTAGAAAATCATGGCGCTATTATCCTTTCAGATATTCATATCATAAAATATTACAAAGTTCCTTCAGTAAATGGTACTACTTTGGTATGCTATGAGCAAACTATCGTGGATTGTGAATACAAACCTGTCGATAATCAGTTACCTTCAAAAAAATTTTTCTCAACTATACCACCAGAACCTGAATCAGATTCAAATATCGAGTATAATTAATAATGCTTGTTATATACATTTAACCATTCCTGAGTTCTTGGGATCTACGGTTTTCTAATACACCAGTCAACTAATCTCATATATAAAAAAAGATTCTATTCAACCTTGAATGATTAACCCCGGGCAACATTGGTAATAATAAACAATACTATACGGCACCATTTCCTACCTATGTGATTTTTTTATTAAATTAAATTTTTTTTTAAAAGTTTTATATTTAATAAAATATGATCTATAAAAGTCATAATAGATTGTATATAAAAGTATATAATATGATCAACACTATATTGTATAATATTGGCAAAGAGAATAAAACTCGAAGTCGTTCTTCCATTATTAAAAAAGAATAAAAGGAAAATACAGCCAATGTTAAGATAATATTATTACCAAAACTTGTCGCTCAATTTTCCTATATGAGATATAAATATCATTTTGTTTAATTATTAATGTAGTGGATAGAAATGAACATATTGATGACATTGTTGATAAATTATCAACTGATCAACGTTCAAATTCGTCCGAACCTTTTAGTAATTCACATAATAGAGATAATCTGAAAGATTCTATTAAAGATCATCCTAATCCACAGACAGTCGTCAAAGTTGCAAATGAAAAAGAAACTATCAGAATTTTTACTCAATTTGCTTCAAACTGTAAAAGCAAGTTAATTTTTTACACTGATAAAAAAGGGCCATCAGTTATAATCAATGTCCCTGAGATTTATGAAAATTATCGCATGCTCAAAAGTCGATCAGTTAAGATTAAAATTATAACAGAAGTTACCAAGGATAACCTCAGATACTGTAACCAAATAATCAAAGAGTTTGATGCAGAGATAAGGCACATAAATAATATCAAAGGGACTTTTGTAATATCAGATGAGAAAGTATATTTTGCATCTTCGGTACTACAAGATAGTAAATCTCTAAATGAGATAATTTATAGCGATGTCAAGGGTATAGTGCAACAAAATCAATCTGTGTTTGAACTCATATGGAAAAAAGCAATATCTGCTGAGCAAAGGATAAAAGAAATTGAAGAAGGCTTATCGCCAATAGAAACTAGGATTGTCGACAATCCAGGAGAAATATATTCACTCATCTTAGATATAACCAGTAAAAGTAATAACGGATTGTCAAATTGCTCCACAATAGGTGGTTTTCAAATGATATATGAAGACAAAAACCTTTTTCACGCTTACGTAAACCTTCTCTCAAGATACAATGAGGGAGGAAAAGTAAAGGGAAGTGTGAGATGGGTTACCCATATTGAAAACAACAGTGACCAAATCACTCTCATAAACAACTTTCTCAATATTGGTATTGAAATAAGACATGTAAAAAATCTACCACCGATGAGTTTTGCGTTATCTGACAAACAGTTTCAGGCAACTATTGAGAAAATGGAAAAAGGAGACATATTTAGGAATGTCTTATATAGCACAGAGCCACTATACATCAAACATTTTCAACACTTCTTTGAAAACTTGTGGAATTCTGGGATTGATGTGCGAGAACGAATAAGACAGATCGAAAGCGGTATAGCACCTGAAATGACTCAGATTATAGAAGATTCAGATGAATCTAGGAAATTGTTGTTACACTTATTAAAAAGCGCTAAAGATGAAATTCTCATAGTTTATCCTTCATCTAAGGCAGTCGACTTGCAAAAAAGAATTGGAGTCATCGATATTCTGCATAGAAAGAGCCGCCAAGGTCTAAAAATTAGAATTATTTCTCCTAGAAACTTAAACCTTGAGCAATTGATTATTCCATCACACTTTAAATCAGACTCTCTGATATCAAAGAATATTCTCATCCGAGAAATTTTAAAACAACATGATTTCAAACCTACTATTGTTATGATAGATAGAAAGCATGTTTTGGCGTTGGAACTAAAAGACGATACAATGACAACATTTGAAAAGGCAACCGGATTAACAACATACTCAATAAGCAGTCCAACTGTGCTATCTTATATATCGATATTTGATAGTTTCTGGGAACAAACGGACACGTCAATTCGTCTAGGAGTGGCCAACGAAAAATTAATTGCAAGTGAACAATTAGAAAGAGAATTTATTAATGCAGCAGCACACGAACTCAGGACTCCAACACAAGCAATTATGGGTTATACTGAACTTGATGAAGAAATTTTTTCTGATGTCTTCAAGATATTGGATTCTTCTAAAAATGAAGAGTTAAAAAGAAATATCATTCACCTTCATAAGCACTTTGATACCGTATCTAAAAATGCATCCAGACTAAATGAGTTGATAAATAATCTTTTAGATGTCGCAAGAATAGAATCAAATAGAATAGACAAGTTATCTTTGGATACACAAAAAGTAGAGTTAGTTGGAGAAATTAATGATTCAATTAAGACACAACTTGATCAAAAGATAAAAAACAAAAATATTCAAATCGATTTTATTAATGATAGCCTACAAGATCATATTTGGGTGTATGCAGATAAATCTCGACTAAATCAGATTATTAATAACTTGATAGATAATGCAATAAAATTTTCTAAACAAAATGGTAGAATATCCATCATAATTGAAGGAAATGTTTCAAATGCAAATGAAGAAGATCATGCCGATAACGTAGGAAGGGATAAGAATGAAAAGAAGGAGGTATATGTTAGTATATCTGATACTGGTAAAGGGATATCGCCTCAAGTTTTACCCAGACTATTTGAAAAATTTGTTACAAACTCTGATACAGGAACAGGTCTTGGATTATATATTACTCGAAATCTTGTCGAGGCTCACGGGGGAAGAATATGGGCATATAATAATAATGATGGCGTTGGTTCAACATTCATTTTTAGTTTACCCAAATTTGAAGA from Candidatus Nitrosocosmicus hydrocola carries:
- a CDS encoding thermonuclease family protein — its product is MLNFLFYIMLFTCLVTFGTVNSSNQIWATSTNSDFVTTSSINFDGIVTKVTDGDTLDVMTGEGDTITIRLALIDAPEKNEPGFNEAKSFLTEQCLDKNAQVDPDNNQGLTYGRTVAVVYCEGVNVNEVILDNNLADIYENFCDISEFADTNWAQEHGCSNNRSNNSNDNDETEDPVEFDSSINDNRLDISDTSKDLDCKDFDEKNIPVGDDDPHNLDADGDGIGCEG
- a CDS encoding ATP-binding protein; its protein translation is MDRNEHIDDIVDKLSTDQRSNSSEPFSNSHNRDNLKDSIKDHPNPQTVVKVANEKETIRIFTQFASNCKSKLIFYTDKKGPSVIINVPEIYENYRMLKSRSVKIKIITEVTKDNLRYCNQIIKEFDAEIRHINNIKGTFVISDEKVYFASSVLQDSKSLNEIIYSDVKGIVQQNQSVFELIWKKAISAEQRIKEIEEGLSPIETRIVDNPGEIYSLILDITSKSNNGLSNCSTIGGFQMIYEDKNLFHAYVNLLSRYNEGGKVKGSVRWVTHIENNSDQITLINNFLNIGIEIRHVKNLPPMSFALSDKQFQATIEKMEKGDIFRNVLYSTEPLYIKHFQHFFENLWNSGIDVRERIRQIESGIAPEMTQIIEDSDESRKLLLHLLKSAKDEILIVYPSSKAVDLQKRIGVIDILHRKSRQGLKIRIISPRNLNLEQLIIPSHFKSDSLISKNILIREILKQHDFKPTIVMIDRKHVLALELKDDTMTTFEKATGLTTYSISSPTVLSYISIFDSFWEQTDTSIRLGVANEKLIASEQLEREFINAAAHELRTPTQAIMGYTELDEEIFSDVFKILDSSKNEELKRNIIHLHKHFDTVSKNASRLNELINNLLDVARIESNRIDKLSLDTQKVELVGEINDSIKTQLDQKIKNKNIQIDFINDSLQDHIWVYADKSRLNQIINNLIDNAIKFSKQNGRISIIIEGNVSNANEEDHADNVGRDKNEKKEVYVSISDTGKGISPQVLPRLFEKFVTNSDTGTGLGLYITRNLVEAHGGRIWAYNNNDGVGSTFIFSLPKFEDSI